AAAATTCTATACTCACGTTGGATCATTGGCCAGGTTGAGGAAGAGACAAACGTTCTCCATGGATCCATTCTCCTCAAAATCCATCTTAAAGAAGCGGGCTGTTTCCATGTTCACCTGGAAGAGACAGGTTGGATGGATGAAATGTAGTAATATACTCCTTCTGTTGGTTGCTATGCCAAGTACTAAAAACATGTGCATGTCTATTTGCATAGATCCAGAGGTATTTTCTCCCAGTGATTTTTAGATACTCTTTTACAAATATCACATTGAGCTGGCATGAGGAACAATTAGGTGAACATTGGGGAGACAAAATTGATCTACTTTGCATAATCACAAAGTTGACCAGACTTACTCCCATGGCAGCAAAGACAATGGCAAAGTTGTCGTCATGATCATCAACAATGGACTTTCCTTGCTTTTTCACCAGACCTCCCTGTCGGCAGATCTGAGCTGCAATCTGGAGAGACAATAAAACTCTCAATCAGAACATACTGGTACTAATGATGGTGTCACACCTTTATCCAGAAAGAAGGAGACAAACACTGCATTTTTAAAAGTTCCTACATCACATAGTCTTCATCTAACATATCATCACCATGTTCTCTTATTCTGTACTTCATCATATGCACTAGCAGCATTATGCATCCAACTTTGAAGTAATATACTCCACCATAAGGGGTAACACAGCCCTTGGGCCTAAACCTCATCAAGAAGACTTTTCCTTACCTCATTATGAGGCAACCCGGCAGCAGAGAAGATGGGAATCTTCTGACCTCTGGCAATGCTGAAATGCACAAACAATATGACCCTTGAACCATGACCTGTTTAAGCCTTTGAAAGCAGGCTGCATCAGGACCACAAAATAACACAATCTATCAGACTTACAGTAAGGTTCCgtaggcacaaccaaggagtacttacttccaacttgtttgtgcctaaagaaccttactatatgaataattgccaacctgatgaagttatttacgaaTCTATCAGACTGTCCAGTCATATCTAAATACTGTCTTTACAAGGTCTATTTTGTAAATAAAATTGCAGCCCTTTACCTATATGTATCTATAACCATACAGCACCAATTCTGGATTGGTGACTCAGATCGATGACCTCTTTTACAGAGACGCCAACAACCGTCCCTCACCTGTTCATACAGTCTATAGCAGAGATGCCTGTCTGGATCATCTCCTCAGGGTAGATACGAGACTGGGGGTTGATGGGCTGGCCCTGGATGTCCAGGTAGTCCTCAGCCAGGATGTTTGGTCCCTTGTCTATGGGCTTCCCTGAACCGTTAAATACACGACCTAGCAAGGGGTGGGGGGAAAAGCTTAGAGGTTAGGATCTTGATGTTTCAAGGTgtcagtatgcaaatgagcatgTTATGTGAATATGGGATTAATTCTGGCACATGCCCACCTTATTATTTCCATTAGCAAATCATACTTTACACTGTCCACAAAACACAATGTTTTTCTGCCTCTGAGTCTGAAAGATTTTAGCACTCTCACCTACACAAGTATACTGACACATAGTGGATTCCATAAGGCACCACCAACACAGCACTTTAACTTGACATTAACATCAGGGCCAACACTTACCCAACATGTCCTCCGACACGGGAGTACGCAGGATGTCACCTGTGAACTCACAGGTGGTGTGTTTGGCATCAATCCCTGATGTCCCCTCAAATACCTGTccaacaaaaatacaacatgtagcGTTACTCTTCTATGAAGGTGCCTTTGCAATATTTTTCCAGTTTGTAGCATAACATAAAATGATATCTTGACAAGCTGAAACATATCTTTTTCTAGGATATATCCTATATAATGTGTCTTGGATGATATTCAGCACTATCCTCTACTGTGAAAAATGAAAGTATGCACAAAGACAAGGTTGTGATTCCTGACCTGCACTACAGCTTTTGACCCGCTGACCTCTAGCACCTGACCACTGCGAATGGAGCCATCGTTTAGGGTCAGGTGGACAATTTCTGCATACTTGGGGAACTGAAAGAAACACAATGTACTTAATGTAGAATTAACCATACCACCCTTTACTATATACATTCCATCAAATGTTACAATACATAAGAAAATACCAAATGCATGTATTAGCTTATAGTTGAAAATGATCTTATACAGGTAAATGTAGTTCCAAAAAATACTTTGTCTGCAGCGCTTTTCTCATCACTTGAAGCTACAGAAAACTCAGTGATATCTTTATGGCTTCTTGTTTgtcctgaaataaaaaaattcaacaatttgtcaTCACAAACCTTAACATCATCCAGAATAACCAGGGGACCGTTCACCCCAGTCACGGTCTTGTACGCTGGAGAGAGAGATGAACAGGAAACAAATAAGCACTTCTGAAGGTGACCCACTGATCATGTCAGGAGATGGATGAAATGCTTATTTAAGACTGGCTACCTTGTCTAATTTGTAACAAGTTGTTTCATTTATTATACAAAGTTATGCTAAACTTGCTTTCaacactagtactactagtaagtACACACAgaccaaattttcaatgaccactgttgccttcttcagaatTAATAATgatcaatcacttcagaacaaaACTGAGCTACATACATGCAATCTTATTGACACATGATCTTACAGATACACAGtgagcaattggtcaaacggtCAATTGGCAAACTACTGTCAGTTGATGCAATTGGGTCAgcaaaaatctttttctttaGGGTGTGGCACATCTGGGAATGGCCTTTCCCAAATCAGCAACTTGTTAGTTACTTTGAATGGTCACTGCTTGTATTGTGGTTATCAAAGTTAAAACAGTGATGATGAAGGACAAACATCACATGCAAAGTGATTAATTATTCAATCAGTGTTTTCCCTTGGGGAGTGGAGATACTGCACacatcttttttaaatttttttagagtagagtagtttttgatttttaagaaaaaattacTTCAGGTTAGGAACATGCAAATATGAAAGAGTGATTTAGATATTTAACTGTTAAGGACATGGTCAAATCACAATTCACAGAAAAATAGATGTGTGCTAAATCACATAACGTTATCTTTAAACGCCACACGATTTTCAACAAGGGCTTCTTCAGATTAAACATGCTGGTAGATTTGTACCGGTACCTGGAGTTAAGTTTTACATTAATCAGAAGGAAAGTTGATCTCTGCTGTGTGTCCTGAAATTATGCTCGTCACGTCAGGTTGCACAGGTGAACTGAAGggctcgcccccctcccactttgTACATTTTAGCAATGTCAGAGGTCCTTACGACTCCAAATTTGCACCGTTTCCTCTCTACAAAAGCTACTTACTGAGCCTGGGCTGCGAGTGGTAGTTCCTGGTGATGGCCAAGGTGTGTTCCCGGGCCATGCGGATGTCGTTTGTGGGAGGTGTGCTCCCCAAGTCCATCAGATCTCCCATGGCAGA
The sequence above is drawn from the Branchiostoma floridae strain S238N-H82 chromosome 4, Bfl_VNyyK, whole genome shotgun sequence genome and encodes:
- the LOC118412860 gene encoding V-type proton ATPase subunit B isoform X2, yielding MSAMGDLMDLGSTPPTNDIRMAREHTLAITRNYHSQPRLTYKTVTGVNGPLVILDDVKFPKYAEIVHLTLNDGSIRSGQVLEVSGSKAVVQVFEGTSGIDAKHTTCEFTGDILRTPVSEDMLGRVFNGSGKPIDKGPNILAEDYLDIQGQPINPQSRIYPEEMIQTGISAIDCMNSIARGQKIPIFSAAGLPHNEIAAQICRQGGLVKKQGKSIVDDHDDNFAIVFAAMGVNMETARFFKMDFEENGSMENVCLFLNLANDPTIERIITPRLALTTAEFLAYQCEKHVLVILTDMSSYAEALREVSAAREEVPGRRGFPGYMYTDLATIYERAGRVDGRNGSITQIPILTMPNDDITHPIPDLTGYITEGQIYVERQLHNRQIYPPINVLPSLSRLMKSAIGEGMTRKDHADVSNQLYACYAIGKDVQAMKAVVGEEALTPDDLLYLEFLSKFEKNFINQGPYENRTIFESLDIGWSLLRIFPKEMLKRIPTNILAEYYPRDSRRT
- the LOC118412860 gene encoding V-type proton ATPase subunit B isoform X1, which encodes MSAMGDLMDLGSTPPTNDIRMAREHTLAITRNYHSQPRLTYKTVTGVNGPLVILDDVKFPKYAEIVHLTLNDGSIRSGQVLEVSGSKAVVQVFEGTSGIDAKHTTCEFTGDILRTPVSEDMLGRVFNGSGKPIDKGPNILAEDYLDIQGQPINPQSRIYPEEMIQTGISAIDCMNSIARGQKIPIFSAAGLPHNEIAAQICRQGGLVKKQGKSIVDDHDDNFAIVFAAMGVNMETARFFKMDFEENGSMENVCLFLNLANDPTIERIITPRLALTTAEFLAYQCEKHVLVILTDMSSYAEALREVSAAREEVPGRRGFPGYMYTDLATIYERAGRVDGRNGSITQIPILTMPNDDITHPIPDLTGYITEGQIYVERQLHNRQIYPPINVLPSLSRLMKSAIGEGMTRKDHADVSNQLYACYAIGKDVQAMKAVVGEEALTPDDLLYLEFLSKFEKNFINQGPYDNRSIYESLDIGWSLLRIFPKQMLKRIPEKTLNEFYPRESRTTTK